A genome region from Dickeya chrysanthemi NCPPB 402 includes the following:
- a CDS encoding 3-oxoacyl-[acyl-carrier-protein] synthase III C-terminal domain-containing protein, whose translation MFCLNAIHHEAPERIRRFSLAELGDSHQLREGQRRMMEKLYQLKSVPMRSDSHEAMLESVVAGLINDWPALPSQDGLLIYAKTQTHNTFFDRHWLDDILLRQQLGHWDVTTLGLNHCAGALSALHLVRHSAVRRNRPVLLLTGEKAFHPEINRFTVGVQGELPVAALFNAASSPWRVTFTAVRHLSRFYNNPDTMTRQEKAELNRCLLDELCLFIVDAVRDSGMSMDEMDYFVPCNLNFPLLRQMAKRLNMGERLFSQQVSDYGHLYCSDVLFNFSLLIKTTTGCAKNYFCFSMGMGVTLSCALIQQIDR comes from the coding sequence ATGTTTTGCCTGAATGCCATTCATCATGAAGCGCCGGAGCGCATTCGGCGTTTTTCTCTGGCCGAACTGGGGGATTCGCACCAGTTGCGGGAAGGGCAGCGTCGGATGATGGAAAAGCTGTACCAGTTGAAATCGGTGCCGATGCGTTCTGACAGCCATGAAGCGATGCTGGAATCCGTGGTGGCTGGGCTGATTAATGATTGGCCGGCGCTGCCTTCGCAGGATGGACTGCTGATTTACGCGAAAACGCAGACGCACAACACGTTCTTCGACCGCCACTGGCTGGATGACATCCTGCTGCGCCAGCAATTGGGACACTGGGATGTCACGACGTTGGGCCTGAATCATTGTGCCGGCGCATTATCGGCATTGCATCTGGTGCGGCACAGCGCGGTGCGGCGGAACAGGCCGGTGTTGTTGTTGACGGGAGAAAAAGCGTTTCACCCCGAAATCAATCGTTTCACGGTCGGCGTACAAGGAGAGTTACCGGTGGCGGCGCTGTTCAATGCTGCCAGCAGTCCGTGGCGGGTAACGTTTACGGCAGTCAGGCACCTGAGCCGTTTTTATAACAACCCGGATACTATGACCCGGCAGGAAAAAGCAGAACTTAATCGCTGCCTGCTGGATGAGTTGTGCCTTTTTATTGTCGATGCCGTCAGGGATAGCGGCATGAGCATGGACGAGATGGACTATTTTGTTCCCTGCAACCTTAATTTCCCGTTATTACGCCAGATGGCAAAGCGTCTGAATATGGGTGAGCGTTTATTCAGTCAGCAAGTGTCTGATTATGGACACCTGTATTGTTCGGACGTGTTATTTAATTTTTCTTTACTCATTAAAACTACAACCGGCTGCGCGAAAAATTATTTTTGTTTTTCGATGGGAATGGGCGTCACGCTTTCCTGCGCGCTGATACAGCAAATTGATCGTTAA